CCTCACATCTCAATTTTCCCATCTTTAACACATTTATATTTGTCTGAAAATAAGCTAAATGGGAAGGTTCCTGAAGGAATTCAATTTCCATCACAGTTGGAAACATTGACCATGAACTCAAACTCTTTGGAAGGGGTCATCACAAACTCTCAGTTTCATAATTTGTCTAAGTTGAAGGTCTTGGGCTTATCTGGCAACTCATTTGTTTTGGAAATTAATCGTGACTGGATTCCACCTTTTCAGTTGCAAGCGATAATGTTGCAGCATTGTAAATTGGGTCCCTATTTTCCAAAATGGTTGAAGACACAGAGAAGATTAATGCAGCTTGATATTTCCAATGCTGGCATTTCGGATATCACTCCAAGTTGGTTTTGGGCTCTATCAACAAGGCTAGTGAGCATGAACATTTCATACAATAATCTCAGCGGTGTGATTCCAGATTTTCCATTAAGATTTACAGAATACCCTTCCATATCTCTAGCTGCAAATCAATTCGAAGGCTCAATCCCGCTTTTTTTACGAAATGCTGTGTCCCTGGATCTATCCAACAATAAATTTTCAGACTTGACTTCATTTCTATGTGCCAATAATTCAGCTGAAAGATTAGGCCAATTGGATATTTCAAACAATTATATATCTGGCCAAATCCCTGATTGTTGGGGTAATTTTAAATCATTAGCCTATATAGATTTAAGTAACAATAATTTCTCTGGAAAAGTTCCTAATTCAATAGGATTAGTTCTTCAGCTTCGTGTATTGATATTGAGAAACAATAGCTTGACGGGGGAGCTTCCTTTCTCGATGAAGCATTGCAAAAATTTAGTGATGCTGGATGCAGGAGAGAACAAGTTATCAGGAATCATTCCTTCTTGGATTGGAAGCAGCTTACAACAACTGCAAATGTTAAGCTTGCGGAAAAATCACTTTTTTGGAAGTATACCATTATCTCTATGTTCTCTAAATGGCATTGGTTTCTTGGATCTCTCGGTTAATCATCTGTGGGGCCCAATTCCCAAATGTTTCATTAACTTCACTGCAATGACCACCCAAGAAAGGTTCTTAACGGATTCCAATTATTATCATTCTTATATTGTCAACCGCACTCGTGGAAGGAATGTGTATAATTATGATATAATTGCTTTGTTGATGTGGAAAGGTGTAGAACACATATTTGAGAATGATGAGCTGCTTCTAAAAGGTATTGATCTCTCAAGTAATCACTTGTCAGGAGACATTCCATCAGAACTTGAGAATTTGGTGGAGCTAGTTTCATTGAATTTATCAAGAAATAACTTGACAGGAAAAATTCCTTCAAGAATTGGAAGGTTGTTATCATTGGAGTCTCTTGATTTGTCAAGAAACCATTTATTTGGCTCCATTCCTTCTAGTCTTGCACAAATTAATTTTCTCTCTGTGTTGGATCTATCACGTAATAATTTGTCTGGACAAATTCCAACTGGCACACAATTGCAGAGTTTCAATGCCTCAAGCTACGAAGAAAATCAAGGTCTTTGTGGGCTACCTCTTGAAAAGCTGTGTTTTGTAAAAGAACGGCATCAAGAATCTGTGGTTAAAAGCCAAGATGAGAATGATGGTTTTATGCAAGCATTCTTTGCAAGCATGGGATTGGGATTCTTTGTCGGATTCTGGGGGATCTTTGGCACTATCCTCTTCAATCGCTCATGGAGATATGCTTACTTCCGGTTCTTGAACAACATAACAGAAAAAGTTATGACAAGGTGACAACGGTGGTGATAAATGCAGCAACTACTAGCTTGATTGGTAATaccttcttttttatttatttcaagtTGATCTTATTTCTTCAATTTTTGTTGATATGAGATATTGTTCAACCTATGGACTTTGAATGATGTTAAtggtttcttatcttttcactGATAGCGGACCGGAGACCATGTGCCGACATCATTCTAGTCAGGAAGCAAATAATGCAGAAGTACTACTTTCAAGCGATCGATAAAACTAAGTCGTTCATGAAGTGAGTGTGGgaaattttaaaagtaaattaaatatgAGCTGTGTATTTGTAACTAAGTACTAGTGAGTGTTACTTATAGATTATCAGTTTGTATTTGTGAATTGTAACTACCAGTTACCAATCAGTATTGTAATGTATTTGGTTTAGACAAGAGAATATgatatctattttatatttttcatggGATAACGGTCATCAAATCATTTTTGCATGGCAATGAATTTTCTTGAGAAACTTGACTAGCAGTTCAATATAACTTAACTGAATTGAGCTAAGTAGGAAGATGGGAAGATGTTAAGCAATCATTGTTTCAGATGCATCACAGTCATGCATGTGACATAGTTGTCTTGGATTTTGGTGCATTTGGTTGCATAACATTTATGTCACATTCGCTCTTTGCATATACCTAGCCACAAGAACTCTGTTTTTCCCCTGTTTTAGATGCCTACTTCTTCTGCTTCTATGCATTCATCATTGCTTCCCAGCTGCAATTCTTTTCTTCAATTCGCAGTTGTTGCATCCAAAACACGCGGTGTTATATATTGAACACATTTGAGGCCTTATTAGAACCAAGAAACCTCAAAGCAAATTCCGAAGGTTCATGCGTACTCATTGGTCCAACACCACCAGTTTTCTACGTGGGACCTTTACTTgcaacaaaaacaaaatcacAAACATACACGTGTTGTGCATGATGTGAATCACGAGTGCAACCTAGTAAAAGTGTTGTCTTTCGTTGTTATGGAAGCATGGGTATGTATGTTATCAAAAGAACAGTTACATGAAATGGCCTATGAGTTGGAGAGAAGTGGTCAAAGGCGTTAGGGATAAGACAGAGTCGGATTAGAAGCAAACTAAAAAGCTGCAGTTTTGGGTGAAGATGGTTCTTCTCTCATTTTGCATTCACGAACAATCTCAATCATTTAATTCAGAAAAAGTAAGAGACGTATATTTTGTTATGGATCTTACAAAATATATGATATATTTGGATAAGGCAACTACTCCCACGAAGATgccaaaaaaatctttttatgatgattcttgtttaaaaagtataacttatttattttgtaacacTTTAAATAAAGGTAACAATTTTACTTCAAATAAAATCAAGCCCTACAATCTATCATCCAATGAtcaaaatgatatattttcaCACGATGACAATCATTAAATCTTCATTGGAATAGCCACCTTTAGATAAAGTATAtctttttgttaaaaaatttaaaaatatttttaattttattttgttttaatttttttaaaattttttatttgtatcaaatatactCTTAATAgcaaaatttctaaaaaaattagaattaatccAATAATAATGCATGATAATTATGTCCgatttatttatgttaaaagttattcttataaaattattgctaaattgattttatttttttgaaaaataagccGTCAACTATATATTTGATGTAATTCGAaaacttttaaaacaaaattgaaacaaaataaaactcaaaaatatttttaaaaattatcttcatgtaattagttttctttttatttttttgtcaaacAAGTCGAATATGTAATAATTTGCATGTAATGGACAGaaatatcttttatatatatttgagGGTGTAAATTTAGATGTAATccacttcacgtgaagttgatagtccagaatcgttagatgaaaatttagtcaaatcagtcaaaccATCTAACGACTCAcagctatcaacttcacgtgaagtcgactccACTTGAGTTTCAATCATATTTGAATTGGGTGATGCATGATTCATGAAATTGGACAAAGAAGCCGCCggatattatttttgttagccGCAGTAATTAAGATTCTAgtatcaattatcaattgaGCAATCCATCCAACCGCAGCAAACTCGCTTGCAACATGTATGTAAATAACTAAATACACTAAATTATGTTGATATTGACCACTTTGCATAAGAAAACATGCACTTGTGTTTATTTGTGTATTCATATCAATGTCGTAAATCCATGTGCTAGTTTATAATAAACATAGTTGAGGCTAGCTAATTTtctataaattaaaaatgtattatcaaatatatatattattagtctTCAAAACGAAGTGATATGTttattttaatgtgtatttaaaaaaaaaagaaacgtGATTGGATATTTTTAAATAGTTGTCGTCATCAGCACCAGCATCATGATAAAAATGGAAGATATTTAGTGtcctctattattattatttgaggTGCGATCGGGGATGATGcatgatttttaattgattagtTCTTAATTcgttgattattattattagacaTTATTGATGAAATAGGACAACGATCCGCATACCATCTTGGATAGTTGTATTTATTAAGTATAATCTAAGATCAGATTTGATCGATCCAACATCACAAATTGATTGATACATATATATTAAGTGAGTATATGACAACATTATTAATATGCTAGCTACCACTACGGAAGTACACTGCTTAAGTCGCTGTTCAAATCAATAATAACGTGATGTGCTATTTAATATGCCAAACATGCCATATGCTATAACTATATACATTATCAGGTTTCTTAAAGTTAgctctttatattttttttattaaattaaatctGGCTCATATAAAGCATACCCTATAATACAAAAGAAAATTGATAAACCACGTTGGATCGGAGATCGGACCACAGGTCCACAGCATTAATTAGGTACTATGAAATGAGTATTTGATTTAAGGAagttagtaataaaaaaaaaaaaattattttaataaatatattaaaaattttatattttttataaaaaaaaattaattaataattttattatgtgTTTTATGTgttaagaatatatattaaaatctttgacttaaatttgaattaaacaaaagaaaaaaaacgtGATTGAATGTAATTAGTGAATTATAGTCAGCAACTGCATGATGATAAAAAGGAAAGTTATTATTCAAAACAAATTTCAATTTTGTAATCTGCACCACATTCATTAACTTTAAACGTGTGGCTGTTACATTGGGTAGCATGGTAGGTATTGTTTCTGTGGTGCCAATTGACCATCCTAGCCTTAGACGCTCTCAAGAGTCAAAACTTTTAATAATGAAATGATCATATCATACCAATTCCATAATAACAATACAGTGACTTCACCTGGAGATTTAGGCTGCCTCTGAAACAGGAATTGAGATGGAGAAATTGAAATTAAGAGAcagaaattataaaattaattaaattaagtttttatattatatttagtacaaaatatattaaattaaattatattttagtattatatttaatttaaaataaatataaaaattgaataataaatttaaaatttaaaaataaaataaaaatatttttaaaattttattttttatatttttaattttttttaaaatattaaaaaaattaaaattttacagataaaaattaaaattttagtttaaatttcTAACTCCCAAACTCAATATTAAATTTCAATCTTTCAATCTCATTTCCCTAATCTAACACTACCTTAGTGTTAGAAATCAAGAAAGACAAGTTTCACTGTTTTTCGTTGAAATTGATGAATTTAATCTCATCCACAATTTTGTGAGAGGGATTATTCATCAAAATTTGATAACACCTTAATTAAGTGTTAGGTC
The genomic region above belongs to Arachis stenosperma cultivar V10309 chromosome 5, arast.V10309.gnm1.PFL2, whole genome shotgun sequence and contains:
- the LOC130983261 gene encoding receptor-like protein EIX2 — protein: MRMNNLILIEVVLLFVTLDLLLVCATAAGGAVKCAERERQALLHFKAAMVDDYGILSSWKGRDCCHWNGVRCSNLTAHVISLDLHGDVIENEYSDLERFLRGKIPSSLVELQHLRYLNLSFNPFEDYHIPEFFGNLTSLRYLDLSSCRFGGRIPTQFGSLPHLTYLNLNFNDLEGSIPYQLGNLSKLEYLNLDVNDFQGTIPSQLGNLSSLHELYLDGTRGSLKMNDDGQWLSTLTSLTNLYLTSILNLNNSYNWIQAISNISTLTELSLIDCALSDHFISSQTLRLSKFKFPNSLSSLDLSYNTFTPSLLFQWLSNVTSNLVELALDSSLLEGSTRATSNHFDITMQSLERLDISHYQITARDFKSFANICTLSSLWVFDSELTEDLESILHNLSAGCVTHSLQELYLGYKQMTGSIPDDLSIFPFLKELDLSGNQLKGKIPDNIRLPSQLKALSISSNSIQGGIPKSFGNICSLESLDLSHNTLTAELPVAMQHLSGCSSLKYLDLRNNKFNGTLPHISIFPSLTHLYLSENKLNGKVPEGIQFPSQLETLTMNSNSLEGVITNSQFHNLSKLKVLGLSGNSFVLEINRDWIPPFQLQAIMLQHCKLGPYFPKWLKTQRRLMQLDISNAGISDITPSWFWALSTRLVSMNISYNNLSGVIPDFPLRFTEYPSISLAANQFEGSIPLFLRNAVSLDLSNNKFSDLTSFLCANNSAERLGQLDISNNYISGQIPDCWGNFKSLAYIDLSNNNFSGKVPNSIGLVLQLRVLILRNNSLTGELPFSMKHCKNLVMLDAGENKLSGIIPSWIGSSLQQLQMLSLRKNHFFGSIPLSLCSLNGIGFLDLSVNHLWGPIPKCFINFTAMTTQERFLTDSNYYHSYIVNRTRGRNVYNYDIIALLMWKGVEHIFENDELLLKGIDLSSNHLSGDIPSELENLVELVSLNLSRNNLTGKIPSRIGRLLSLESLDLSRNHLFGSIPSSLAQINFLSVLDLSRNNLSGQIPTGTQLQSFNASSYEENQGLCGLPLEKLCFVKERHQESVVKSQDENDGFMQAFFASMGLGFFVGFWGIFGTILFNRSWRYAYFRFLNNITEKVMTR